One Azoarcus sp. DN11 DNA segment encodes these proteins:
- a CDS encoding ATP-binding protein: protein MIRSRSLLLLFCLALVGLSGFVAYRVAQRLGVAELQATGLHRLDLYGASLEREISKYAFLPGTLNLQQSVLELLVQPQDGAAVDRVNAYLERLNERAGTLSIFVMDRRGQVLAASNWRRPDSFVGEDLSFRPYFRDAMAANSGRFFGIGTTRGEPGYYLSAMLTGDHDALGVAVVKVSLEQLEKSWSTVEAPVLVADENGVVILSAVAGWKFTTLRPLDDKTRAAFDHTQQYNRRALQPLGVRDIEDYGPGTRLVRIAAEGPATVSVYPVSGRFLAQSRELPGTPWTLTVMSQLEQVDSLAQSRAALAAIATACLCMLGVIVAERRRHLRHRLAAREALQKAHDELERKVEERTVDLSAANQQLQEEVAERIRAERTLRAAQDELVQAGKLAVIGQLSTGIAHELNQPLAALRTLSTNAGRFLERGDAATARANLDRIADLADRMGRITGQLRNFARKSSGQSEPVRLCHAIDNALGLLEARLRRSAVEVAWHCPTDDEPVALCDANRLEQVLVNLIGNALDAMAGQDRPRLELRCERADGVVRLQVRDHGPGLSDEVQPHLFEPFFTTKPAGEGLGLGLAISAGIVRDFGGSLQGANQPDGGAVFTLELPLASAS, encoded by the coding sequence ATGATCCGTTCCCGTTCCCTGCTGCTGCTGTTCTGTCTGGCCCTGGTCGGGCTGAGCGGCTTTGTCGCCTACCGCGTCGCGCAGCGGCTGGGCGTCGCCGAACTGCAGGCGACCGGTCTGCACCGGCTCGACCTGTACGGTGCCAGCCTGGAGCGCGAGATCAGCAAGTACGCTTTCCTGCCCGGCACGCTGAACCTCCAGCAGTCGGTGCTCGAGCTTTTGGTGCAGCCCCAGGACGGGGCGGCCGTCGACCGCGTCAACGCCTATCTCGAGCGGCTCAACGAGCGCGCCGGTACGCTGTCGATCTTCGTGATGGACAGGCGCGGGCAGGTGCTGGCCGCGAGCAACTGGCGGCGCCCGGACAGCTTCGTCGGCGAGGACTTGTCCTTCCGCCCCTATTTCCGCGACGCAATGGCCGCCAACAGCGGGCGTTTCTTCGGCATCGGCACGACGCGCGGCGAGCCCGGCTACTATCTTTCCGCGATGCTGACGGGCGATCACGACGCCCTCGGGGTGGCGGTGGTGAAGGTCAGCCTGGAACAGCTGGAGAAGTCGTGGTCGACGGTGGAGGCGCCGGTGCTGGTCGCCGACGAGAACGGCGTGGTGATCCTGTCGGCGGTCGCTGGCTGGAAGTTCACCACGCTGCGCCCGCTCGACGACAAGACGCGCGCGGCGTTCGACCATACCCAGCAATACAACCGCCGTGCCCTGCAGCCACTGGGCGTGCGCGACATCGAGGACTACGGGCCGGGGACCCGGCTGGTGCGGATCGCCGCCGAGGGGCCGGCGACGGTGTCCGTCTATCCGGTGAGCGGCCGCTTCCTCGCCCAGTCGCGCGAACTGCCGGGCACGCCGTGGACCTTGACGGTGATGTCCCAGCTCGAACAGGTCGACAGCCTCGCGCAGAGCCGCGCTGCGCTGGCAGCGATCGCGACCGCCTGCCTGTGCATGCTCGGTGTCATCGTCGCCGAGCGCCGCCGTCACCTGCGTCACCGGCTGGCGGCGCGCGAGGCGCTGCAGAAGGCGCACGACGAGCTGGAGCGCAAGGTCGAGGAGCGTACCGTCGACCTGTCTGCCGCCAACCAGCAGCTGCAGGAGGAGGTCGCCGAGCGCATCCGCGCCGAGCGCACGCTGCGTGCCGCGCAGGACGAACTGGTGCAGGCCGGCAAGCTGGCGGTGATCGGGCAGCTGTCCACCGGCATCGCCCACGAGCTGAACCAGCCGCTCGCTGCCTTGCGCACGCTATCGACCAATGCCGGGCGCTTTCTCGAGCGAGGCGATGCCGCCACCGCGCGCGCCAACCTGGACCGCATCGCCGACCTCGCCGACCGCATGGGCCGCATCACCGGCCAGTTGCGCAATTTCGCCCGCAAGTCGAGCGGACAGTCCGAGCCGGTGCGCCTGTGTCACGCGATCGACAACGCCCTGGGGCTGCTCGAGGCCCGGCTGCGGCGCAGTGCGGTGGAGGTGGCGTGGCACTGCCCGACGGATGACGAACCCGTGGCGCTGTGCGACGCCAACCGGCTGGAGCAGGTGCTGGTCAACCTGATCGGCAATGCGCTGGATGCGATGGCCGGCCAGGACCGGCCGCGGCTCGAGCTGCGTTGCGAGCGCGCCGACGGCGTGGTGCGGCTGCAGGTGCGCGACCACGGTCCGGGTCTCAGCGACGAGGTGCAGCCACACCTTTTCGAGCCTTTCTTCACCACCAAGCCGGCGGGGGAGGGCCTGGGACTCGGCCTCGCCATTTCCGCCGGCATCGTCCGTGACTTCGGTGGCAGCCTGCAGGGCGCCAATCAGCCGGACGGCGGCGCCGTCTTCACGCTGGAGCTTCCGCTCGCGTCCGCGTCCTGA
- a CDS encoding AAA-like domain-containing protein: MDHQVFISYSQRDRSHAATICANLEQDGIPCWIAPRDIPGGQHWDETIMDAIPRSRVLLVIISSHSDRSLHVKRELSLAAEHAVSILPVRVEDVVPQRLRYYLGTCQWVDAHPVPIEAHREMLCAAVRRLLAEGAAACRGDVLDMEVAVPPLDEPARTALEPPTGAVQVDSPFYVERAVDAEFHAAVARQDSLVLLKGARQVGKTSLLAQGVHRARAAERRVVWTDLQTLNASQLASLDYLYQSLARMLADQLGLAVRPETDWDPHLGPNRNFERFMLQEVLERVTGPLVWAIDEADRLIGCEFADEVFGLLRTWHNARAIDRNAAWSRLTVAIAYATEAHLLMEDPLPAPFNVGTQLALEDFNFEQVLHLNQCYGAPLRSDAELAGFYRLVGGHPYLVRNGLHRMATARLGLAALEQQSCLDDGPFGEHLRRLLIALHSDRGLGETVREVLRGRSSPSAQHFYRLRSAGIFAGNSVQDARPRCQLYAAYLERHLP; the protein is encoded by the coding sequence ATGGATCATCAGGTCTTCATCAGCTATTCCCAGCGCGATCGCAGCCACGCCGCGACAATCTGCGCGAACCTGGAACAGGACGGCATCCCCTGCTGGATCGCGCCGCGCGACATTCCCGGCGGCCAGCACTGGGACGAGACGATCATGGACGCGATCCCGCGCAGCCGGGTGCTGCTGGTGATCATTTCGAGCCACTCCGACCGCTCGCTGCACGTCAAGCGCGAACTGAGCCTGGCGGCCGAGCACGCGGTGTCGATCCTGCCGGTGCGCGTCGAGGACGTGGTGCCGCAGCGGCTGCGCTACTACCTCGGCACCTGCCAGTGGGTCGATGCCCATCCCGTGCCGATCGAGGCGCATCGCGAGATGCTGTGCGCGGCAGTGCGTCGCCTGCTCGCCGAAGGCGCCGCGGCCTGCCGGGGGGACGTCCTGGATATGGAGGTCGCCGTGCCGCCGCTCGACGAACCGGCGCGCACCGCGCTGGAGCCGCCGACCGGCGCGGTGCAGGTCGACTCGCCGTTCTACGTCGAGCGCGCCGTCGACGCCGAGTTCCATGCCGCCGTCGCGCGCCAGGACAGCCTCGTGCTGCTCAAGGGCGCGCGGCAGGTGGGCAAGACCTCGTTGCTCGCACAGGGCGTGCATCGCGCCCGCGCGGCCGAACGGCGCGTCGTGTGGACCGACCTGCAGACGCTCAACGCGAGTCAGCTCGCATCACTCGATTATCTGTACCAGTCGCTCGCGCGCATGCTCGCCGACCAACTGGGCCTCGCAGTGCGGCCGGAGACGGACTGGGATCCCCACCTCGGGCCCAATCGCAATTTCGAACGCTTCATGCTGCAGGAAGTCCTCGAGCGCGTCACCGGACCGCTGGTGTGGGCGATCGACGAGGCCGATCGGCTGATCGGATGCGAATTCGCCGACGAGGTGTTCGGCCTGCTGCGCACCTGGCACAACGCCCGCGCGATCGACCGCAACGCGGCGTGGTCGCGCCTGACAGTCGCGATCGCCTATGCCACCGAAGCCCACCTGTTGATGGAGGACCCTCTTCCGGCGCCGTTCAATGTCGGCACCCAGCTCGCGCTGGAGGACTTCAACTTCGAGCAGGTGTTGCACCTCAACCAGTGCTATGGCGCGCCGCTGCGCAGCGATGCGGAACTCGCGGGCTTCTACCGTCTCGTGGGCGGACACCCCTACCTCGTGCGCAACGGCCTGCACCGCATGGCGACCGCGCGTCTCGGTCTTGCGGCGCTGGAGCAACAAAGCTGTCTCGATGACGGCCCGTTCGGCGAACATCTGCGCCGGTTGCTGATCGCGCTGCATTCGGACCGCGGTCTCGGCGAGACGGTGCGCGAAGTGCTGCGCGGGCGTTCGAGCCCGTCGGCGCAGCATTTCTACCGACTGCGCAGCGCCGGCATTTTCGCCGGCAACTCGGTGCAAGACGCTCGGCCGCGCTGCCAGCTGTACGCGGCCTATCTCGAGCGCCACTTGCCATAA